DNA from Hwangdonia lutea:
CAAATCTAAAGTCCCCGAATCTAGAACGCCAAAACAATATGTTTTGGCGTTCATTTTTTTATGCTTTTTGTTTTGAAATCATTACTATTGCAATCTTAATATTTTACACATGATTTCAAGAAAAAACGCTTCTATCTCAAAATTCATTATTCATAAAGTAGGCAACAAATTTAACGATACAAAAAATGCTTTTTCAGATAAAACCGTCGATTTTGATGAAGCCAGTTACGATTTAATGTTGCCTTTTCTTTTGCGGCCTTTTGGCAGTTTGGTACAAAGTTATCGCTTTAATCATCACGCCAATATTGCCTTAAATGAAATTAACAGCTATGCCGCCCAAATGTTTAATGAAGATGAAGCTTTTGTTGACGTTTCAAAACATATCGTGGAGCATTTATACGAGCAATCCACTTCGGCTCAAATAAAAACGGGTGATGTTTTAGTGGTGATGTTCGAGGGTATAGAATATGCTGAAATGACCACAAACGCCATCGGAATTTTTAAAATTGAAAACAAGGTCAATTTTTTTCAAACCTACTTAGAAAATAACAGTTACGATGTGTTGGTTCAAAAAGGAATTAGCTCAAAAAAAGTAGATAAAGGCTGCTTGATTTTAAACCAAAGCGACACCGAAGGAAACATTGTTTTAAGTGTTGACAATAATGGTTACGATGCGCAATATTGGACCAATCAGTTTTTAAATATTAAATATGCCGATGATGCCAACAACCACACACAGCAATACATCGAACTGTGTAAAGAGTTTTCTACCGAGGTATTAAAAACCAGTTATGGCGCCCAAGAACAAAACACGTTTTTAGCGAAAACCATCGATTTTTTTAAGGAAAATGAAGTGGTAAATGTGGAGCGCTTTAAAGAAGAACTTTTTGAAGAAGAAAAACAGATAAGAGCATTTGAAGATTATAAAAAAGATTTTGAAGGCGAACAAAACATAGTTATCCGAAACCAGTTTGATGTCGCCGAAAAAGTAGTAACCAAAGAAAAGCGCAAGATTAAAACCGATATTAAACTCGATACCAACATTCAAATAAAACTAGATATTGATGCACCCGATGCCTCTGCCGAATACCTCGAACGTGGCTACGACGATGAAAAGAAAATGCATTATTACAAGGTTTTTTTTAATGCTGAGGCTTGATGTCTACGGCGTAGAATTAGAAACCTGCATCAGCTTACCGTTATAATATTTGCTTCCGTTTAAAGAGAAATCGAGAATATATTGCGCCATTTCCAAAGCGGTGGTTGGTGCTTTATAACCTGGAAACGCTTCTTCAAGCATTTCGGTTTGTACAGCACCTAAAGCCAACACATTAAACGAGATACCTGAGTCTTTATATTCTTCGGCGAGTAACTCTGTTAAGGTAATAACGGCTGCTTTACTGGAGCTATAAGCCGCTAATCCAGGGAATTTCATACTGCCTTGTACGCCGCCCATCGAGCTTATGGTGACGACATGACTGTTGTTTTTCATAAAAGGTAACACCACTCTTGTTAGTTCTGCTACTCCAAAAACGTTGGTTTTGTAAACATATTCAAAATCTGATATTGATGTTTCGGCAAACGGCTTATTAATAAGCGCCCCTGCATTGTTAATTAGCACATCTACTTGTTGCCAATTTTCTTTTACAAAAGCTTCAACTTTGCGGTATTCTTTAGCTTCAGACAAATCAAACGACATCGTGCTAACATGTTTCAATTGTATGTCTTTAATAGGTTTTTCATTCCGCGAAAGCGCCAAAACTTTGTGCCCTGATTTTGCAAATAGTTTTACCAATTCAAAACCTATACCTCTACTTGTTCCTGTAATTATTATGTTACTCATCGTTCATTTTTATATCCTGTGTTGGCGCATTTATCATGCCTTCCAAAGCAGGAATCATTAGATTAATAAAATTCGTCATGTGCTTAAAATCCATTTTATCGGCTTCGTCATCGACATGATGATAGTAATCAAAGTTTGTAAAATCGAAAGTAGAAATAGCATGTGCCGGTATTTTAAAAGCTTGATAAAACGGATAGTTATCAGATCTTTTAAACAACTGAAACTCTTTAGCTTTAGAAAAAAAACCGACAACCTCTTTTCCGCCGTATTCGTTTAATTTTTCGCCCATGTTCGATCTTTCGTATCCCGAAATATAGGACATTATTTCATCCTGAGCTCGCGGCACACCAATCATTTCAAAATTAATCATGGTATACAAATTGAGGTTTTGCTTTTTGAGTCTTTTAGCCAAATGGCTTGATCCTTTTAATCCCATTTCCTCGGCCGAAAACAAAGTAAAAAGTACACTACGTTTATTGCTTTTTGTTTTTGAAAAGTATTTGGCCCATTTTAAAACGGCAACAGTTCCCGAAGCGTCATCGTTTGCGCCGTTAGCAATGCTATCGCCATTTACAGCTTTTCCATAGCCAATATGATCGTAATGAGCACCGAGAATTACAAACTCGTTTTTAAGTTTTGGATCGTTCCCTTCCACATATCCAACCACATTATAACCCACAATATCTTTTAAGTTAAAGCTATCTCTGTATGTTTTGAAATAAGGTTTGACGTTATGCTTTTTGAAGTAATTCTCAATAAAAACGGCGGCTTTTTCTATGCCTTTACTTCCTGTATTTCTCCCTTCTAATTCGTCTGAAGCTAAATATTCCAAACTAGATTTTACGTTTTTTTCTGAAACCACAAAAGATGCTGATGCTTTTTGATTTACCTCTTTAACCTCACTTTTATTAGTTTCAGATTGAACTATGCTTTTTTGTGAACTGCAACTTAATATGATAGTTATTGCAATAATGCCAACTAATGTTTTCATGTTTTAATTTTAAAAATTTAAAGATAAAAAAAACCTGCTTCAATTGTTATGAAACAGGTTTTATATTATTTATGTTTTTACGCTTCCGCGGAAAGGGTTACACTAACATCGTTACAGGGTTTTCAATATACCCTTTTAGTGTTTGCAGGAATAAAGACCCAGTAGCGCCGTCAACCGTTCTATGGTCGCAAGCCAAACATAATTTCATGGTATTTCCCGGTACAACTTGCCCGTTTTTAACAACCGGTTTTTGCACAATGGCGCCAACCGATAATATGGCTGAATTTGGCTGATTGATGATAGACGTAAAACTCTCTATCCCAAACATACCAAGATTAGAAACCGTAAAAGTGCTCCCTTCCATTTCGTCGAGCGTTAACTTTTTGTTTCTTGCTCGACCTGCAAAATCTTTAACAGCTGCATTGAGTTGTGGCAACGATTGTTCATTGGCAAATTTCACTACCGGAACAACCAAACCATCTGGTACCGCAACCGCCACACCAATATGCACATGGTTATTTAAGCGCATTTTATCATCAAACCATTGCGAGTTAACTTGCGGATGTTGTTTTAATGCCAAAGCACAGGCTTTTACAACCATATCGTTAAACGATATTTTTGTGTCTGGCAAGGTATTAAACTGTTCGCGGAAGGCTATCGCATTGTCCATATCAAACTCCACATTTAAGTAATAATGTGGTGCTGTAAATTTTGATTTTGCTAAGTTTTTAGCAATGGCTTTGCGCATATTTGAGTTTGCAACCTCATCAAAATCTTCTTGTCCGGAAGGCACAAATTTGCCTACCGCAGCGCCTGATGTTGCCGGTGTATAGTTTTCAATATCGCGTTTTATAATTCGCCCGTTTTCTCCAGAGCCTTGGACTTGCGATAAATTAATACCTTTTTCCTCGGCCATTTTTTTAGCTAATGGCGACACAAATAAGCGTCCGCCATCAACAATTGGCGTAGGTGCAGGCGCACTTGGTTTTTGCGTTGTTGCTGCCGTTGGCGCTGGTTTCGACACCTCTTTTTTAGGCTCTTCCTTAGGCGTTTCTTCTGTTTTAGCAGATGCCGAAGATGATGCAAAATTCTCAGCTACGCCAGAAACATCTGTTCCTGCCGGACCAATAATGGCCAATAGCGCATCTACTTTGGCTGTCTCACCTTCTTGTAATCCGATTTCCAATAAAGTTCCTGATTCGAATGATTCGAATTCCATCGTGGCTTTATCGGTTTCAATTTCAGCTAAAATATCGCCTTCTTCAACCGAATCACCTACTTTTTTTAACCAGGTTGCTACGGTACCTTCTTCCATGGTATCGCTTAAACGCGGCATGGTTACTACTATAACGCCTTCTGGTAGTTCGGCATCCGGTGAAGTTTCTTCTTTTGATTCCGTTTTAGCTGGTGCTTCTTCCTCTTCTTTTGATTCTTCTTTTGCTTCCGCGGAAGCGTTAGCCGTTCCATTTATGAGCTCCGAAATATCTTCACCTTCATCGCCAATAATGGCTAAAAGTTCATCTACCTTAGTAGTTTCCCCTTCTTGAACACCAATATGAAGCAAGGTGCCTTCATTAAAGGATTCAAACTCCATAGTAGCTTTATCGGTTTCAATTTCTGCTAAAATATCACCTTCTTCTACCTTATCTCCTACTTTTTTTAACCAAGCCGCAACCGTACCTTCTTCCATGGTATCGCTTAAACGTGGCATATTTACTACTATTGCCATAGCTTATATTTTATGTTGTATAAATGGATAATCTTCTTGTTCGTAAACGGCATCGTACATCACATTCTTTTCTGGGTAAGGTGATTCGTCCGCAAATTTTTCACATTCTGAAACTAAAGCCTTAACACGTTTGTCGATAACTTTAATATCGTCTTCGGTGGCATATTTCTTTTCTAAAATAACATCCTTAACTTGGGTTATAGGATCGATTTTTTTGTATTCTTCAACTTCTTCTTTAGTTCTGTAATGTTGGGCATCACTCATGGAGTGCCCTCTGTAACGGTAGGTTTTAAGCTCTAAAAATGTTGGCCCATCGCCACGACGTGCACGCTTAATGGCTTCATCAAAAGCTTCTGCCACTTTTACGGGATTCATGCCATCTACTGGCCCACAAGGCATTTCGTATCCTTTTCCTAATTTCCAAATTTCAGTATGGTTTGCCGTTCTTTCAACCGAAGTTCCCATCGCATAGCCATTATTTTCGCAAACAAATACTACTGGAAGTTTCCATAGCATAGCTAAATTAAACGTTTCATGCAACGAACCCTGTCTTGCAGCACCATCGCCAAAACAACATAAGGTTACCCCATCTACACCGTGATATTTATCGCCAAAAGCAATACCAGCACCTAAAGGAATTTGCCCACCAACAATACCATGACCACCATAAAAACGGTGTTCCTTAGAAAAGATGTGCATGGAGCCCCCTAAACCTTGGGACGTACCGGTTGCTTTTCCAAAAAGTTCGGCCATAACACGCTTTGGGTCTACACCCATGCCAATTGGTTGCACGTGGTTACGGTATGCTGTAATCATTTTATCTTTGGTCAAATCCATGGCGTGTAAGGCGCCTGCCAAAACAGCTTCTTGACCGTTATACAAATGAAGAAACCCTCTTACTTTTTGTTGTATGTATGCTGCAGCTAATTTATCTTCAAATTTTCTCCAGAACAACATGTCTTCATACCACTTTAGGTATACTTCTTTAGTTACTTTTTGCATTTAGTTTATTATTTAGATCTAAAATAAAACTCCAGAATAATCATCTCGAGGCTTTAAATATACGACTCCAATTTAAAATTGGAATAAGCGAATAACAAAAGTAACACATTAGTCATTAATGGAAAAACTGAAAATAGTAAATTTTATACTAAAACGTTATAGTACAGATTTATCAAACACCAAAGGCAGTAAATTTGCCAAGGAGTCAGATTTAACCACTTTGCCCGTTTCGCCCATAAAATAAATCTCTATGGGGTAATGCTGCTTTACTTCGTATTCTACAATGGCCTGACGGCATGCACCACATGGTGGAATGGGACTTGTTGTTTTATTTTTTTTGGAACCCGCGGTAATAGCCATTCTTATTATTTTGGCTTCAGGATATTTTGCGCCCGCGTAATAAATGGCTGTTCGTTCGGCACATAACCCAGACGGATATGAGGCGTTTTCTTGATTATTTCCTATAATAATTTCGTTATTATCTAAAAGAATTGCGGCACCAACGTTAAATTTTGAATAGGGCGCATAGGCTTTTTCTCTGGCTTCAATGGCTTTATTCATTAATGTTATAACATCTTTTGGCACTTCACTTAAATCTTCAAAAACATAGAGTGTGGATTCTATTTTTACTTCCTTCATCGTGTATTTATTATTTTGTTGACTGTTATTTCATTTGATGATACAAAAATAAAAATAGCCAACTTATACCAATTTAACCGTGTAATGACGCATTCAAACTCGTTCACTTCCTGTTCTATCTCCTTGCTCATAATTTCCATAGCTACGGCTATGCAAACCAATCGCAGCGTCATAGAACAAAAAAGCGACTTCGTTTTCCGAGCGACTTTACAAAATTAAATTGGCGTTAAACGGAAACCTCAATGCTTTGCTCCGCGGAATTGTGTTTCAATATAAACAAAAAAACTATTGTTTTGTGGCAATAGTTTTTTTATAAATAATTTTTTTAGTGTACGATTAAAACTCGTTATAAGTACCAGCACCAATATTAAAGGTTAACGAAAAGCGCAAGGTGTTTTCTAACGGACTTTGTACTTTTGAAGCTGAAAATAAATACGACAAGTCGATATTAACCACATTGTATTTGAATCCTGCACCAAGGGCTAAAAACTTTCTTGCCCCTTTATCTTCACTTTCGTTAAAATAACCCGCTCTAAAAGCAAATGAATCTTGATATAAATATTCGGCACCTAAGGACCACGTGAACTCTTTTAGCTCCTCACTAAACCCGTTTGGGGCATCGCCGAACGATTGAAACATCCCTGTTAAAAAACTCACGTCTGGATCTTTACCCTTTACAATTATAGTTGGTTCGCTTCCATCTGTGGCTTGGGTTCCGTTACCATCTTCGTCAACAAAACCATAAACCGGTGGTGTTGGCACTAATAGTTTACCAACCTCGGCCGTTACGGCTATTTTATTATAATCATCAAAAATAAAATCGAAACCTGTACCTAAACGTAGTATCGTAGGTTGGAAATTTTCTTGTCCGCCTTCATCGTATTTAAACTTTGGCCCGATGTTTTGAATGGCGAATCCCATTCTCCAGCGTCCGTTAAAATCGTTATACGCCTCTTCTTCGCTTTGATAAAAGCCTGAAATATCTACGCCAAAAGTACTCGCAGCAGCGGTATCGTTATTTCCGGTATCTAATTTTAAATCGGAGCGCAAATAACGCATCGCTACCGACATGGCGAATTGGTCTGTTAATCGTAAAGCATAAGATGCATCAATGGTTAATTCGTTGGGTCTTTGAATTAATGCCTGAGAAAATTCATCTTGAACGAATTCAATATCACCTAAAGAAAAATATTTAAAGCTAGCTGCAAATGCGCTACGCTCATCCAATCGGTTGAAATAGGTAACGTTTCCTAAAAAAATATCGTTTACCAATTTGCTTAAATAGGGTGTATAACTTACTGCTAATCCTGATTTGGTTTCTGAGAACACATATTTTGATGAGTTCCATTGTTGCGAAAAAGCATCAACCGAAGTAGCAACACCCATATCGCCCATGGAAGCGGCTCGGGCATCTGGTGCTATTAAAACAAACGGCACACCTGTAGTAATGACACGCCTTTCTTGATTATCAAAAATAATAGTTTCTCCTTGAGCATTTATTTTCAATACAAAAGCAAATGCCATTAATAGCAATATTCCGTTCTTCATGGGATAGTTTTAATTAACAAATATAATTTTTATTTCAAAACTTTTTCTAAATCTCTTCAACCTGTTAAAATCTTCGATTATAAACGTTTTTAACTTAAAGGATTACAAGTTTCTCTATTTTTTCTACTTTTTTATTAAGCAAATCCGATTGCACCGTAAGCTTATAAATATACACGCCCTTTCCTATTTTATCACCAAAATCGTCTCTTCCATCCCAAACTATATCTCTAGATAACGAACTTGTGGTTTTGGTGCCTGCATTGGTTTGACCATTAAGGGTTTTCACCAATTTGCCCGAAACGGTGAATACCTGTATTGAAACGTTTAAAGGGTCTGAACTATTGTGATTAAACCAAAATTCTGTATAATTTACAAACGGATTTGGATAGTTAAGCACGTTGTTAATAACCAATTCTTCATCCTTATCGTATACAACAAATTGAATTTCAGCGACTGACGAATTATTATAAACATCCCAAGCTTTTAAGGTTAGCGTATGCAGCCCGGGCTCTAAATCTCTAAACGGAAAAGACACGACGCCTTTTTTGTAATCATCGACTTCGGTTTGGTAATAATCGTTTAATATAAACGGATTGGTTTCATCGCCATCAATAATAGCTACAATATCGTGACCAATACCACTTGCTGTATTTATGCCGTTTTCGTCTTCCAGTTTAGCTAGCAATGTTGGCGATTCGTTGGTTATGCCTCCAGAAACGAAATTCTCGTCATTCATATAAAGGGCAATCACAGGACCAATATTATCTTCGGGGGCATTGTTGTTTAATCCACCAATTCTAACCGTGTTGAGGCTGGCTCCAGATTGGTCTTCGAGTAAGGCATCATTTTTTGAATAAAAGCTAACTTTACCAAAACCTACGGGAATTCCAATATCTTTAGGCACAACAAAATCGAACTCGAATTGCCCGTTTGTAACCGATGCTTGTCCTCTAAAAATAATTTCCCCCAAGGTTTCAAAATCCATTTTTATCAGCTGGCCGTTTAATCGGGTACCATCGTTCGCCAGGGTTTGCCTTTGTATATTTTTATCGTAAATCGTGGTTGAAAGCGTGCCGTTATAATCACTTAAAACATTTCCCGACACATCGGTAACTTCGCCGGCAAGTTTTACGTAACTCAATGCTTTTAAGGTATCGGTGGCTTGTGTGATGGGAACATCGTTAATTCTTGTTAATCTGACGTTGGGCTTAGCAAATGCTAATTTCATGGCTGGGTCTCCAATAAAAAACACCAAACGTCTTTGGCTTTGGCTAGAAATTGACGGATCGTTTTTTGTTAATCTTAAGGCTTCTGCCATAGATGGGTATTCGTAATCTTCATAAGCATCAAAAGTACTGTACGAAAACAAATACTGTTCTAATTTATTATTAAAAGTGATTCCAAAATTTACAAAAACCTGCCTTGTTGTGGTAATTAAACCAATAGCCCCTGCTTTTTTATTCCAATAGGTAAATTCGCCCGCAGTTTCCCGAAACGGATTATCGAATTTGGTGAACTCGCAGGTTACGGTTACAAAGCAATTGAGTTTACAAATATTTCGAAACCCCTCTACATCGGGCTTTGTTAATATGCGTTCTTGGGCTAAACCTTCTTCCCCGCCGTGTCCAAAATAGTTTACAACCAAGGCGCCATTATCAATAGCGTTAACCAAAGATTCAGTTACTTGCGGGTATCTGTTTCCGCCGGCAGAAGCCTCTTGTTTAAAGGCATCGGTATGTATTTTAATAACATTTATAAATGGTTTTTCCTGACTAACGTTATTCCCAACATTATCTGTGGTTTGTTGTAAAATACCTTCCCAATCTTTATCGACATCATCAGAAACGACTACAAAATTATTCCGCCAACTACCAAAGGCCTCTTTTGCGTAATAGCTTTCAATTTTATCGACCATGTCTTTGGCGCGTTGTGGTGTATCGGCCAATATTCGGCCCACCGCAACATCCAATTTATCGCTTGTTGCCATGGTACCTTCATTGGCATCCATCATACCATAAAAATCATCTGAAACAAATGAGTTGGTTAGATTAAAACTATTATACGAATACCACGATGGCACTATGTTGGTGTTATTGGGAATGCGGTCTTTATAATCGAATGAGCCGTCACCAAATAAACACACATATTTAATTCTGTTTTCTGGCGTGCTGGCATTATCGTAAACATACTTGACTAAATTCCGGATGGCGCCAACGTCTTGATTTCCTGTACTAAACTCGTTATATATTTCGTTTAAGCCCACCGCTTTAACATTTAAATTGTATTGATTTCGGTTTATTTGAGCTAAACGTTCCGCTTGATTGAGCATATTATTTGGAGCCACTATAATATAATCGACATCTTGAAATTGTCCATCACTATTCTGAAAAATAGTGCCTTTTATATTTTGATTGGCAACGGTTTTTTCAGCATCCATTTTAGGTTCAAAATAATCTGTTGGCGTTACGGCAACGTAGGTTTTCAGGGTTCCTAAATTTGAAGTGAATGAAAGGTTGGCACTGGCATCTGTATTCACAAAACTTGTAACATTATATAAATCGGTAATCTCCCAAACCTCTGAAATTTGCGATGCGTTTGCAATATTATATTGCCCAATTCCAGAAGCTGTAGCTACGGCACTATGTTTAAACTGGAATTGTTTATCGGTAAAACTCAAAGCTCTGGTAGCTTCAATAGAGATGTAATCTAAATAGCTCAAAGCACTAGGGTTGCCTTGGTTGTCGTAATTAAGATTTACACTTATATTCGAGGTGTTTACAATTACATTCCCAATATACGAGGCCTCATTTGCCAAACTGGGATTTGAAGCTCCCGGAATAGATAAACTTGAAACCGCATTACCGTTAACGTTAATTTGCATACTGCTTTGCGTAGATGAGGTTGACGCCACATAAACCTTAAGATTTATGGGAGTAGTTGTTATTAGGTTTGGAAAATCGAATTCAAAAGTTTTGTCGTTATCAATATCGAAACGGTCACCAAACCAACGCCTTCCCAAAAAGGCAATGTTATGCTCGTCTACTTCATGAAACTTGTAATCTTCAAACGTATCAATCATCATATCCACGGTTCCTGTGGGCTGACTCATGGGTTGCATGCGCTTGCCTAAACCAGGACTCACATTAATGTAATAATAGGTGATATCGGCATAACAATTAATATTGGTATTGCTCTCTGCGTTATATCCTTTTGGGCCTTGGGCATAAAACAGAATATGGTCTTCGTCATTAAAAACACCATCTTCCTCACCAACAAATCTTATGGCGTTTTCTGTAACATCCAATGGGTGGGCTATGGCGTTAGAATATGGTATCATGTGTCCGCCATTGCCATATAATTTAATGGTTCGTGGGTCAACACTATTTACACTTATGCCCAAATTTTGCAAAAAACTTTTAGACATTTTAAACACGCCCGTAGTATCTACATAAAACTTAAACCATTCGCCCGAGCTTAAAACCGAATTTGTAATAACCCCAGAAGTGCCATTAAATTTATTAAATGCAGCCATTCGATTGGCACTGGTATTATAATTTATTTGAAAAGATTGCACTTTTTTATAAGTCCCGTTGGCATCCTTTATAATGGGCGTTAATTGAAAATAGGCAAATTGTTTATGTCTAGCTTTTGAATTTTTTAAAGTGAATTTTAACGCGCTTCCAATAGTGTTAACATTCAAATCTTTTAATTCTTCTTTGGAAATGGGAGCGTATGTAACCTGACTGATTTGTATTGAAGCCTCGTTAACGGCAGTTGACGTTTTCCACTGTGCAACAAATAGCAACCCTTCGTTAAAATCGTAGCTAAAATGTTCGGCATTAAAAGCCGGTATTTTTAAATTATAGTTGCCACCGGAAATGGTTTGATGACCGTCCCATTTAATGGTAAACTTTTTTTGCTGCGAAAACATGGCAGCAGAAAAAAATAAAAACAAAAGTAAAATGTACTCTTTCATCGCTAGAATAACGGCTTTTATAAAATGTTATTATCAATAATAATTAACAAATTTAAAAACCGATTCAAAAATACAATAATAAATTAGTAAATCGTACGTTTATTAATCAGAAAACAATGATGAAAAACAGCAAAAACATCGTTGTAGTGTTTAAAAAATAGGGTGAAATGCATATTTTTTTGGTTAAAATGCAAAAAATTACTTGTGTTATTGGGTTTAATTCTTATATTGCAGCACCAAAAATATTATTAGCTTACTTAAAAGTATGGATATGAAAAAAGTAGTAGCATTAAAGGTTATGGTAGTTTTAGCACTATCTGTAACCGCTATTGGTTGTAAAAAATCTTCGAGCTCAAAGAATAGTTCTAGAGCAACTGGATGGCAAATCAACGACAGAGAAGGTGGTTTTCAATACAATACCAGTTTTAAAGAACAAGAAACCGCCCCAGGTTTAGTCTTTATTGAAGGCGGAACTTTTACAAAAGGAAAGGTTCAAGACGATGTGATGCACGATTGGAACAATACACCAACACAGCAGCATGTTCAGTCGTTTTATATGGACGAAACTGAAGTTACCAATATCATGTATTTAGAATATTTGGATTGGATTAAACGCGTATATCCACCAAGTGACGAAAACTTCAGAGCCATTTATCAAGGTGCGCTACCAGATACTTTAGTTTGGAGAAATCGTTTAGGATTTAACGAAATAATGACCGAAAACTATTTACGTCACCCAGGTTACGCAGAATACCCTGTGGTTGGTGTAAGCTGGATTCAAGCTG
Protein-coding regions in this window:
- a CDS encoding nucleoid-associated protein, which translates into the protein MISRKNASISKFIIHKVGNKFNDTKNAFSDKTVDFDEASYDLMLPFLLRPFGSLVQSYRFNHHANIALNEINSYAAQMFNEDEAFVDVSKHIVEHLYEQSTSAQIKTGDVLVVMFEGIEYAEMTTNAIGIFKIENKVNFFQTYLENNSYDVLVQKGISSKKVDKGCLILNQSDTEGNIVLSVDNNGYDAQYWTNQFLNIKYADDANNHTQQYIELCKEFSTEVLKTSYGAQEQNTFLAKTIDFFKENEVVNVERFKEELFEEEKQIRAFEDYKKDFEGEQNIVIRNQFDVAEKVVTKEKRKIKTDIKLDTNIQIKLDIDAPDASAEYLERGYDDEKKMHYYKVFFNAEA
- a CDS encoding SDR family NAD(P)-dependent oxidoreductase, coding for MSNIIITGTSRGIGFELVKLFAKSGHKVLALSRNEKPIKDIQLKHVSTMSFDLSEAKEYRKVEAFVKENWQQVDVLINNAGALINKPFAETSISDFEYVYKTNVFGVAELTRVVLPFMKNNSHVVTISSMGGVQGSMKFPGLAAYSSSKAAVITLTELLAEEYKDSGISFNVLALGAVQTEMLEEAFPGYKAPTTALEMAQYILDFSLNGSKYYNGKLMQVSNSTP
- a CDS encoding M28 family peptidase codes for the protein MKTLVGIIAITIILSCSSQKSIVQSETNKSEVKEVNQKASASFVVSEKNVKSSLEYLASDELEGRNTGSKGIEKAAVFIENYFKKHNVKPYFKTYRDSFNLKDIVGYNVVGYVEGNDPKLKNEFVILGAHYDHIGYGKAVNGDSIANGANDDASGTVAVLKWAKYFSKTKSNKRSVLFTLFSAEEMGLKGSSHLAKRLKKQNLNLYTMINFEMIGVPRAQDEIMSYISGYERSNMGEKLNEYGGKEVVGFFSKAKEFQLFKRSDNYPFYQAFKIPAHAISTFDFTNFDYYHHVDDEADKMDFKHMTNFINLMIPALEGMINAPTQDIKMNDE
- a CDS encoding pyruvate dehydrogenase complex dihydrolipoamide acetyltransferase, with the translated sequence MAIVVNMPRLSDTMEEGTVAAWLKKVGDKVEEGDILAEIETDKATMEFESFNEGTLLHIGVQEGETTKVDELLAIIGDEGEDISELINGTANASAEAKEESKEEEEAPAKTESKEETSPDAELPEGVIVVTMPRLSDTMEEGTVATWLKKVGDSVEEGDILAEIETDKATMEFESFESGTLLEIGLQEGETAKVDALLAIIGPAGTDVSGVAENFASSSASAKTEETPKEEPKKEVSKPAPTAATTQKPSAPAPTPIVDGGRLFVSPLAKKMAEEKGINLSQVQGSGENGRIIKRDIENYTPATSGAAVGKFVPSGQEDFDEVANSNMRKAIAKNLAKSKFTAPHYYLNVEFDMDNAIAFREQFNTLPDTKISFNDMVVKACALALKQHPQVNSQWFDDKMRLNNHVHIGVAVAVPDGLVVPVVKFANEQSLPQLNAAVKDFAGRARNKKLTLDEMEGSTFTVSNLGMFGIESFTSIINQPNSAILSVGAIVQKPVVKNGQVVPGNTMKLCLACDHRTVDGATGSLFLQTLKGYIENPVTMLV
- the pdhA gene encoding pyruvate dehydrogenase (acetyl-transferring) E1 component subunit alpha, whose protein sequence is MQKVTKEVYLKWYEDMLFWRKFEDKLAAAYIQQKVRGFLHLYNGQEAVLAGALHAMDLTKDKMITAYRNHVQPIGMGVDPKRVMAELFGKATGTSQGLGGSMHIFSKEHRFYGGHGIVGGQIPLGAGIAFGDKYHGVDGVTLCCFGDGAARQGSLHETFNLAMLWKLPVVFVCENNGYAMGTSVERTANHTEIWKLGKGYEMPCGPVDGMNPVKVAEAFDEAIKRARRGDGPTFLELKTYRYRGHSMSDAQHYRTKEEVEEYKKIDPITQVKDVILEKKYATEDDIKVIDKRVKALVSECEKFADESPYPEKNVMYDAVYEQEDYPFIQHKI
- the cdd gene encoding cytidine deaminase, with product MKEVKIESTLYVFEDLSEVPKDVITLMNKAIEAREKAYAPYSKFNVGAAILLDNNEIIIGNNQENASYPSGLCAERTAIYYAGAKYPEAKIIRMAITAGSKKNKTTSPIPPCGACRQAIVEYEVKQHYPIEIYFMGETGKVVKSDSLANLLPLVFDKSVL
- the porV gene encoding type IX secretion system outer membrane channel protein PorV, translated to MKNGILLLMAFAFVLKINAQGETIIFDNQERRVITTGVPFVLIAPDARAASMGDMGVATSVDAFSQQWNSSKYVFSETKSGLAVSYTPYLSKLVNDIFLGNVTYFNRLDERSAFAASFKYFSLGDIEFVQDEFSQALIQRPNELTIDASYALRLTDQFAMSVAMRYLRSDLKLDTGNNDTAAASTFGVDISGFYQSEEEAYNDFNGRWRMGFAIQNIGPKFKYDEGGQENFQPTILRLGTGFDFIFDDYNKIAVTAEVGKLLVPTPPVYGFVDEDGNGTQATDGSEPTIIVKGKDPDVSFLTGMFQSFGDAPNGFSEELKEFTWSLGAEYLYQDSFAFRAGYFNESEDKGARKFLALGAGFKYNVVNIDLSYLFSASKVQSPLENTLRFSLTFNIGAGTYNEF